One window of Apteryx mantelli isolate bAptMan1 chromosome 8, bAptMan1.hap1, whole genome shotgun sequence genomic DNA carries:
- the BRINP2 gene encoding BMP/retinoic acid-inducible neural-specific protein 2, which translates to MRRWDGSRSEGPWRMLAWPLALLALSTCCRRGAGSPAPDQHASAAASSSSSSSSSSNAVPLDWLLTDRGPFYRAQEYVDFMERYRQGFTTRYRIYREFARWKVNNLALERKDFFSLPLPLAPEFIRNIRLLGRRPSLQQITDNLIKKYGTHFLLTATLGGEESLTIFVDKRKLSRRAEPVGAAGGTGNSSVVSLETLHQLAASYFIDRESTLRRLHHIQIATAAIKVTETRTGPLGCSNYDNLDSVSSVLVQSPENKVQLLGLQTVLPYYLRERFVAAALSYIACSSEGELVCRSNDCCCQCRPAFPQCNCPEADIQAMEGTLVQLQHAWENHHGQFEESEEFQALVKRLPGDRFLNRTAISHYWAMDLDVQHRYQQLGTSLKLLSRKIHRIIRRLFNLSKRCHRQPQFKLPKERSLPYWWSRAQSLLYCSETTVPGTFLEESHSCTCPSDQASCQGPIPCALGEGPACASCAEDNSTRCGACNHGYVLTQGFCRPEVADSLEQYLGLETDLQDLELKYLLQKRDSRIEVHSIFISNDMRLGSWFDPSWRKRMLLTLKSNKYKPGLVHVMLALSLQICLTKNSTLEPVMAIYVNPFGGSHSESWFMPINEGSFPDWERTNVDASAQCQNWTLTLGNKWKAFFETVHVYLRSRIKSLDDSSNETIYYEPLEMADPSKNLGYMKINSLQVFGYSLPFEPDAIRDLILQLDYPYTQGSQDSAMLQLLEIRDRVNRLSPPGKTRLDLFTCLLRHRLKLANNEVARIQSSLRAFNAKLPNTVEQETGKLCS; encoded by the exons ATGAGGCGGTGGGACGGCTCTCGCTCTGAAGGGCCCTGGCGGATGCTCGCGTGGCCACTGGCCCTCCTGGCCCTGAGCACGtgctgccgccgcggggcgggcagcCCGGCGCCCGACCAACATGCCTCCGCCgcggcttcctcctcctcctcctcctcctcctcctccaacgcGGTGCCCCTCGACTGGCTCCTCACCGACCGTGGCCCCTTCTACCGAGCCCAGGAGTACGTGGACTTCATGGAGCGCTACCGGCAGGGTTTCACCACCAGGTACAGGATCTACAG agagtTTGCGCGCTGGAAGGTGAATAACTTGGCCCTGGAGAGGAAAGACTTCTTCAGCTTGCCACTGCCCCTCGCCCCCGAATTCATCCGCAACATCCGCCTGCTGGGACGCAGGCCCAGCCTGCAGCAGATCACCGACAACCTCATCAAAAAGTATGGGACGCACTTCCTGCTCACCGCCACGCTGGGAG GAGAGGAGTCCCTGACCATTTTTGTGGACAAACGCAAGCTGAGCCGGCGAGCAGAGCCCGTTGGCGCCGCAGGAGGGACCGGGAACAGCTCCGTGGTCTCGCTGGAGACCCTGCACCAGCTGGCCGCCTCCTACTTCATCGACCGGGAGAGCACCCTGCGCCGGCTCCACCACATCCAGATCGCCACAGCGGCCATCAAG GTAACAGAAACGCGGACGGGGCCGCTCGGCTGCAGCAACTACGACAACCTGGACTCGGTCAGCTCCGTCCTGGTGCAGAGCCCCGAGAACAAAGTGCAGCTCCTCG GGCTGCAGACGGTGCTGCCCTACTACCTGCGGGAGCGCTTCGTGGCGGCCGCCCTCAGCTACATCGCCTGCAGCTCCGAGGGCGAGCTCGTGTGCCGGAGCAACGACTGCTGCTGCCAATGCCGCCCTGCCTTCCCCCAGTGCAACTGCCCCGAGGCGGACATCCAGGCCATGGAGGGCACCCTGGTCCAGCTCCAGCACGCCTGGGAGAACCACCACGGCCAGTTCGAGGAGTCAG AGGAGTTTCAGGCCCTGGTGAAGAGGCTCCCGGGGGACCGTTTCCTGAACAGGACAGCCATCTCCCACTACTGGGCCATGGACCTGGATGTCCAGCATCGCTACCAGCAGCTGGGCACCAGCTTGAAGCTGCTCTCCAGGAAAATCCACCGAATCATCCGGCGGCTCTTCAACCTCAGCAAACGCTGCCACAGGCAACCTCAGTTCAAACTGCCAAAGGAGAG GTCTCTGCCTTACTGGTGGAGCCGCGCTCAGTCGCTCCTGTACTGCAGCGAGACCACCGTGCCTGGGACTTTCCTGGAAGAAAGCCACAGCTGCACCTGCCCCTCTGACCaagcctcctgccaggggcccaTACCATGTGCCTTGGGCGAAGGGCCAGCCTGCGCCAGCTGTGCTGAGGACAACAGCACCCGCTGCGGGGCCTGCAACCATGGCTACGTGCTCACCCAGGGCTTCTGCCGTCCCGAGGTGGCCGACTCCCTGGAGCAGTACCTGGGTCTTGAGACGGACCTGCAGGACTTGGAGCTCAAGTACCTCCTCCAGAAACGGGACAGCCGCATCGAGGTGCACTCTATCTTCATCAGCAATGACATGCGCTTGGGGAGCTGGTTTGACCCCTCCTGGAGGAAGCGCATGCTCTTGACCCTGAAGAGCAACAAGTACAAGCCGGGGCTGGTTCACGTGATGTTGGCCCTCTCCCTGCAGATCTGCCTCACCAAGAACAGCACCTTGGAGCCTGTAATGGCCATCTATGTCAACCCCTTTGGGGGAAGCCACTCGGAGAGCTGGTTCATGCCCATCAACGAGGGCAGCTTCCCAGACTGGGAAAGGACTAACGTAgatgcctctgcccagtgccaAAACTGGACACTCACTTTAGGGAACAAGTGGAAGGCCTTCTTTGAAACGGTCCATGTCTACTTGCGAAGCCGCATCAAGTCTCTGGATGACAGCTCCAATGAGACAATCTACTATGAACCCTTGGAGATGGCAGACCCCTCCAAGAACCTGGGGTACATGAAAATTAACAGCTTGCAAGTCTTTGGCTACAGCCTGCCCTTTGAACCGGACGCTATTCGCGACCTGATCCTTCAGCTGGACTACCCCTACACGCAAGGCTCCCAGGACTCGGCCATGCTACAGCTTTTAGAGATCAGGGACCGGGTGAACAGGCTGTCACCCCCTGGCAAAACCCGCCTTGACCTCTTCACGTGCTTGCTCCGCCACAGACTCAAGCTGGCCAACAACGAGGTGGCGAGGATCCAGTCCTCCTTGAGGGCCTTCAATGCCAAACTGCCGAACACAGTAGAGCAGGAGACAGGTAAGCTGTGCAGCTAA